The following coding sequences are from one uncultured Cohaesibacter sp. window:
- a CDS encoding DUF2303 family protein, with protein MDISAEALKHLEIMANRKQKPEVITVDHSSGEKLSFLVTYQGDGGMDARDITSALATFDETPLRRKGTACFETLDSFIDHANRFQNTNSALFATKLSGEISIQCVIDYHDRVNDLDGEEHADAKPRHGSHRGRHDFPLSEEYKKWLAISERREPLDTREFSYFLEDNIIDVMFLPDFLRPDGKAPETPADKDLLALIQKLEGKPCGPEKLMNLAKGLQVNEDTKIKAFYDRNSGQSKIGFESEHTDAEGNKLDVPNMFLISIPVFNGDQHYRIPVRLRYRPRAGTVVWMMELHRPDIFLEDAFKLACSKAATETGLPLFYGNPE; from the coding sequence ATGGACATTTCAGCCGAAGCCCTCAAGCATCTGGAAATCATGGCAAATCGGAAGCAAAAGCCGGAAGTCATCACCGTTGATCACTCTTCCGGTGAAAAGCTTTCTTTCCTCGTCACCTATCAGGGTGATGGCGGCATGGACGCAAGGGACATCACCTCTGCACTCGCAACATTCGACGAAACGCCATTGCGCCGCAAAGGCACAGCTTGCTTTGAAACCCTTGATAGCTTCATCGATCATGCAAACCGCTTTCAAAACACAAATAGCGCTCTGTTCGCCACCAAGCTTTCAGGTGAAATCTCGATCCAATGCGTGATTGATTATCATGATCGGGTCAACGATCTGGATGGAGAAGAACACGCGGACGCAAAGCCACGCCACGGCAGCCACCGAGGACGCCACGACTTCCCGCTCTCCGAAGAGTATAAGAAATGGCTCGCTATTAGCGAACGCAGAGAGCCGCTTGATACGAGGGAATTTTCCTACTTCCTCGAAGACAACATCATCGATGTGATGTTCTTGCCGGATTTCTTGCGGCCAGACGGTAAAGCGCCGGAAACGCCAGCCGATAAGGACTTGCTTGCACTGATCCAGAAGCTGGAAGGGAAACCTTGCGGCCCAGAAAAGCTGATGAACCTTGCCAAAGGTCTTCAGGTCAATGAAGACACAAAGATCAAAGCCTTCTATGACCGCAACAGTGGCCAAAGCAAAATCGGTTTTGAATCCGAACATACCGACGCAGAAGGCAATAAGCTGGACGTGCCGAACATGTTCCTGATTTCCATTCCGGTGTTCAATGGTGACCAGCACTACCGCATTCCTGTGCGCCTACGCTATCGCCCACGCGCCGGAACTGTTGTCTGGATGATGGAACTGCACCGCCCGGACATCTTTCTTGAAGATGCCTTCAAACTCGCTTGCAGCAAAGCAGCCACCGAAACAGGCCTCCCCCTCTTCTACGGCAACCCCGAATAA
- a CDS encoding putative molybdenum carrier protein yields the protein MADLLEQMADLLEQGAHAGEILSGIGVIFVGLALIWQRRSVRHQSLLHLHQYLAQDAFSAARRRVRTELYKKPYGNWNDHDKDDANSVCASYDQAGLLISNGTIDKKTTNSFLESSWGESICDQYEALTPFLSDYQTPNKTGYEFFLHFTGLYKKARKVWRKPIKGEPLKIVSGGQTGADRAALDAAIALGLPYGGWCPQGGKAEDMPRSPGLLLHYECLQETDTIEPNERTELNVRDSDATVIIVNTCGLDNSPGTKHTIQAAEKYGRPFKLIHADAEDAVEQISVWINGQRGLKVLNVAGPRESEAPGLYSITRALLQQVLKTPAVSKM from the coding sequence ATGGCGGATCTTCTAGAACAAATGGCGGATTTACTGGAACAAGGCGCACACGCCGGTGAAATACTGTCCGGCATCGGTGTCATATTTGTGGGTCTCGCGCTAATCTGGCAACGAAGGTCCGTACGCCACCAGTCGCTGCTCCATCTCCATCAATACCTTGCTCAGGATGCATTCAGTGCAGCAAGGCGCAGAGTTCGAACGGAGCTTTACAAAAAGCCTTACGGTAATTGGAATGACCATGACAAAGATGACGCGAACAGTGTTTGTGCCAGCTATGATCAGGCGGGCCTCCTTATTTCGAACGGGACAATAGACAAAAAGACAACTAACTCGTTTTTGGAGTCTTCTTGGGGTGAGAGCATTTGTGACCAATATGAGGCGCTTACCCCATTTTTAAGCGACTACCAAACCCCTAATAAGACTGGTTATGAATTTTTCTTGCATTTTACGGGTTTGTACAAGAAGGCGCGAAAGGTCTGGAGGAAGCCTATCAAAGGAGAACCTCTTAAGATTGTCTCGGGAGGACAGACGGGGGCCGATCGCGCGGCGTTGGATGCGGCGATAGCTCTTGGTTTGCCGTATGGTGGCTGGTGCCCACAGGGAGGAAAGGCAGAAGATATGCCCCGCTCCCCAGGATTGTTGCTACATTACGAGTGCCTGCAGGAGACAGATACGATCGAGCCGAATGAGCGGACGGAATTGAATGTTCGCGACAGCGATGCGACCGTCATTATTGTCAATACCTGTGGTTTGGATAATTCCCCGGGGACGAAGCATACCATTCAGGCCGCGGAAAAATACGGGCGGCCATTCAAGTTGATCCATGCCGATGCCGAGGACGCCGTCGAGCAGATCTCAGTTTGGATCAACGGGCAACGTGGCTTGAAAGTATTGAACGTCGCCGGCCCTCGCGAAAGCGAGGCACCAGGGTTGTATTCCATCACGCGGGCTTTGCTACAGCAGGTTTTGAAAACCCCAGCAGTTAGTAAGATGTGA
- a CDS encoding TRAP transporter small permease, whose product MKSAIIRQVRLMDRISVFIGYACIVPYFLCIALSIYEVIMRYVFRAPTQWTFEVLMVLCATSWALSSGFVTQRNRHIAITMMETLVSAATWRFMRLLALCVSVVAVAVLIWATWHPAMRAFSMMERSGSAFNAPTPTYLKLVLVAGAVLYLLQLFANIARWFIGAESEDKTDGN is encoded by the coding sequence ATGAAATCTGCAATCATTCGTCAGGTGCGCTTGATGGATCGCATCAGCGTGTTCATCGGCTATGCCTGCATCGTTCCCTACTTTCTCTGCATCGCGCTCTCTATCTATGAGGTGATTATGCGCTATGTGTTCCGAGCACCAACGCAATGGACCTTTGAGGTTCTCATGGTGCTGTGTGCAACGAGCTGGGCCTTGTCTTCCGGCTTCGTCACACAAAGGAACCGTCATATTGCCATCACCATGATGGAAACCCTCGTGTCTGCGGCAACCTGGCGCTTTATGCGTTTGTTGGCGCTTTGTGTGTCCGTTGTCGCAGTCGCTGTTTTGATCTGGGCAACCTGGCATCCTGCTATGCGGGCTTTTTCCATGATGGAGCGCAGTGGAAGCGCCTTTAATGCTCCGACGCCGACATATTTAAAGTTGGTGCTGGTTGCTGGTGCCGTTCTGTATCTGTTGCAACTTTTCGCCAACATAGCCCGCTGGTTCATCGGCGCTGAGAGTGAGGACAAGACTGATGGGAATTGA
- a CDS encoding mannonate dehydratase encodes MYLGEQLIDPTDERLRLSAQLGCEGIVVDTRPNRAVLNQDGSWDAERIAKQRKWIEGYGMSLDCMALDLGSLLLDSLRDLEKAKQRAQMLRQHIEAAAAGGVDMVKFTVAMVGITRTGVVDGRGGMKCSVFRAKDYAQESDARFSYWGTVLPEDGEEKPTVYDTSNPETGGQLLASEAGGISVEDGWRAIEFLVDQLLPTAEKEGVRLACHPHDPAYPPEGLNGVHHVLGSLEGMKQFVNLAPESPSLGFNFCQGTIAEMSTDPNAAVLEAIHEFGPRQKIFMVHFRNIKGGYLDFREAMPDEGSVDMAASIRAYRQVGYRGILCPDHVPLSDVDPSRERFFAFCLGYTKALLEQEKPPRF; translated from the coding sequence ATGTATCTCGGAGAGCAACTTATAGATCCCACTGATGAACGTCTGCGCCTTTCAGCCCAGCTAGGTTGTGAAGGGATTGTTGTCGACACCCGACCAAATCGCGCGGTTCTCAATCAGGATGGATCCTGGGATGCTGAACGCATAGCCAAGCAACGCAAGTGGATTGAAGGCTACGGCATGAGTCTGGATTGTATGGCACTTGATCTGGGCTCCTTGCTGCTGGACAGTTTGCGCGATCTGGAGAAAGCCAAGCAAAGGGCCCAGATGCTGCGTCAACATATTGAGGCAGCTGCCGCCGGTGGTGTTGACATGGTCAAGTTTACTGTTGCCATGGTCGGCATAACGCGCACGGGTGTTGTCGATGGGCGAGGTGGCATGAAGTGTTCGGTTTTCCGGGCCAAGGACTATGCGCAGGAAAGTGATGCGCGCTTTTCCTACTGGGGAACCGTGCTGCCTGAGGATGGCGAAGAAAAGCCAACCGTTTATGACACGAGCAATCCTGAAACCGGTGGGCAGCTATTGGCCAGTGAGGCGGGAGGCATCAGTGTGGAAGATGGCTGGCGAGCAATCGAGTTCCTCGTTGACCAATTGCTGCCAACAGCCGAGAAGGAAGGGGTTCGTCTTGCCTGCCATCCCCATGATCCCGCCTATCCTCCGGAAGGTCTGAATGGTGTGCATCATGTACTTGGATCTCTGGAAGGCATGAAGCAGTTCGTCAATCTCGCGCCGGAAAGCCCTTCGCTCGGTTTCAACTTCTGTCAGGGCACCATCGCTGAAATGTCAACGGATCCCAATGCCGCCGTTCTTGAGGCGATACACGAGTTCGGTCCGCGCCAGAAGATCTTCATGGTTCACTTCCGCAATATCAAAGGCGGGTATCTGGATTTTCGCGAAGCCATGCCTGATGAAGGATCTGTCGATATGGCTGCCTCGATCCGTGCCTACAGGCAGGTTGGATATAGGGGCATTCTCTGCCCTGATCATGTTCCACTCTCTGACGTCGATCCAAGCCGGGAGCGCTTTTTCGCTTTTTGTCTTGGCTACACCAAGGCACTCCTAGAGCAAGAGAAACCGCCTCGATTTTGA
- a CDS encoding tyrosine-type recombinase/integrase yields MAGMNRVKNLHIITSKGKRYYYHRKTRARITAEPGTAEFYHQIAIEDAKLKKQKPIKGTLGGLIEAYRQSPDFRGLAPRTRSDYERVMLWMLEGKKKDTPLTSFKPSTITKIRDLAFEKHKRTFANYVVTLFSILFNWGMQYDFVENNPASKVKKIRRSSKEGTANRPWTVAERLAAFEIAPPQLILPMALALYAGLREGDVVRLTWAAYDGTSINFTQGKTGDMVWIPTGPVLKAIIDSTERKGTIMCLTTRVTSWTESGLRATFFKHIRTLKKQEKVQPGLTFHGLRTTLATDIAEAGGSEKEMMAVLGHRTEAMASHYSRNANRKKLAESAIGKTTKNKRHQN; encoded by the coding sequence ATGGCTGGGATGAATAGGGTCAAGAACCTTCACATCATTACATCTAAAGGAAAGCGGTACTACTACCACCGTAAAACCCGAGCGCGGATTACCGCCGAGCCGGGAACAGCCGAGTTCTATCATCAAATAGCCATAGAAGACGCAAAGCTCAAAAAGCAAAAACCGATCAAAGGCACTCTGGGAGGCTTGATTGAAGCCTATCGTCAAAGCCCGGATTTCAGGGGTTTGGCACCTCGCACCCGCAGTGATTATGAAAGAGTTATGCTTTGGATGCTGGAAGGCAAAAAGAAAGACACACCCCTTACCAGCTTCAAGCCCTCAACCATTACAAAGATCCGCGATCTGGCCTTCGAAAAGCACAAGCGCACCTTTGCCAATTACGTCGTTACGCTTTTCTCAATTCTCTTCAATTGGGGCATGCAATACGATTTCGTAGAGAACAATCCTGCATCCAAGGTGAAGAAGATCAGAAGATCGAGTAAAGAAGGTACAGCCAACAGGCCTTGGACGGTAGCAGAAAGGCTTGCCGCTTTCGAGATAGCTCCTCCACAGCTCATCCTGCCCATGGCATTGGCGCTTTATGCAGGCTTACGAGAGGGAGATGTTGTGCGCCTCACTTGGGCAGCCTATGACGGCACCTCAATCAATTTTACTCAAGGCAAAACAGGAGACATGGTCTGGATTCCGACAGGCCCCGTTCTCAAAGCCATCATCGATAGCACAGAACGTAAAGGCACCATCATGTGCCTGACAACACGCGTTACGTCCTGGACAGAAAGCGGCCTACGAGCCACCTTCTTCAAACACATCCGTACCCTCAAGAAACAGGAAAAAGTCCAGCCTGGTTTAACCTTTCACGGCCTACGCACCACACTCGCCACAGACATAGCCGAAGCTGGCGGCAGCGAAAAAGAAATGATGGCAGTCCTAGGCCACCGAACCGAAGCAATGGCCAGCCACTACTCGCGCAATGCAAACAGAAAAAAATTGGCAGAGAGCGCTATTGGCAAGACCACTAAGAACAAAAGGCATCAAAACTAA
- a CDS encoding helix-turn-helix transcriptional regulator — MENGFKNRIQIRLEELGLNVTEAAKRVGKRKDLFNNILHEKTRSAKAETLVLMAQALETYPEWLLEGKGPKEATDRVVPTNHDHFFEEQVTLPRLGTVAAGLWREYQNTQELPGEHRSHMSPNPNYPLNAQFTVMVEGNSINKQYPHGSELLCVELAGYGTGIEDLKNNDLVIIERHREDDGTFEYTAKFVFLNFELNRIEYHPWSTDPHYQKPLVLPEHYRNAPDKEQLIQVKDYESVFVKAIVISGIVPANTARPFG, encoded by the coding sequence ATGGAAAATGGCTTCAAGAATCGCATTCAGATCAGACTGGAGGAACTTGGACTAAATGTGACCGAGGCGGCTAAACGTGTCGGCAAACGCAAAGACTTGTTCAATAATATCCTTCATGAGAAAACCAGAAGTGCGAAAGCCGAAACACTAGTTCTCATGGCTCAAGCGCTGGAAACTTATCCAGAATGGCTTCTAGAAGGCAAAGGGCCGAAGGAAGCCACCGACCGAGTGGTTCCAACCAATCACGATCATTTCTTCGAGGAACAAGTAACATTGCCACGTCTCGGCACCGTTGCAGCCGGGCTGTGGCGTGAATATCAGAATACCCAGGAGTTACCGGGAGAGCATCGTTCACACATGTCTCCCAACCCAAACTATCCGCTCAACGCGCAATTCACCGTCATGGTCGAGGGGAATTCGATCAACAAGCAATACCCGCATGGCTCAGAACTGCTCTGTGTGGAATTGGCAGGATATGGCACTGGCATTGAAGACCTGAAAAACAATGACCTCGTGATCATCGAACGCCACCGAGAAGATGACGGCACTTTCGAATACACGGCCAAATTTGTTTTCCTGAACTTTGAACTGAACCGGATAGAGTACCATCCTTGGTCCACAGACCCCCATTACCAGAAGCCGCTTGTTCTACCAGAGCACTATCGCAACGCCCCGGACAAAGAACAACTCATCCAGGTCAAGGATTATGAATCCGTTTTTGTGAAAGCTATCGTGATAAGTGGCATTGTGCCTGCCAACACAGCTAGGCCATTTGGCTGA
- a CDS encoding HNH endonuclease signature motif containing protein codes for MLAAVATEQTAEKLVTNRSEFSKKTKAAAFLRDGGCCAKCGAKLHPDTTEYDHIKPCGLDGDNSLDNCQCLCCDCHKGKTKDDVKTIAKVKRMHNKHVGVETRRKQKIPSRPFPSTRASGWKKKLDGSVVRRSKEKGAPIHDRY; via the coding sequence ATGCTTGCCGCAGTCGCTACGGAACAGACAGCTGAAAAGCTTGTTACGAACCGGTCTGAATTCTCCAAGAAGACAAAAGCAGCAGCCTTCCTGCGTGATGGTGGCTGCTGTGCAAAATGTGGCGCCAAGCTGCATCCGGATACGACCGAGTATGACCACATCAAGCCTTGTGGTCTGGATGGCGACAACTCCCTCGATAACTGCCAGTGCCTCTGCTGTGACTGCCACAAGGGCAAAACCAAGGACGATGTAAAGACCATCGCCAAGGTCAAGCGCATGCACAACAAGCATGTGGGTGTTGAAACCCGACGCAAACAGAAAATCCCCTCTCGCCCCTTCCCTAGCACACGTGCCTCAGGCTGGAAAAAGAAGCTGGATGGAAGCGTCGTCAGGCGCAGCAAAGAGAAGGGAGCCCCGATCCATGATCGATATTGA
- a CDS encoding ankyrin repeat domain-containing protein — translation MGMLNLFGMRSIDQELLSAIDNNAGLYKIKQLLNDGANPNIADTRSHISRGRVGQRPLHYAAHWRGNHRTEELVSTLIKKNANPNLPSKFGHLPIHYFASEGDYNSIDLLLKAKSDVNIFNSVGHTPLHNAAWFGHPVAVELLINHGADVNARVAHKPPLCHGNTPMHSAVSAMGSLDDCLTTISLLISAGADASISTGNPSLTPLQYAESLLLLAKHGYCRNEEDRITSIHKIEKIIQLLAP, via the coding sequence ATGGGAATGCTAAACCTTTTTGGTATGAGAAGCATTGATCAAGAACTCTTGTCCGCAATCGACAACAATGCAGGCCTCTACAAAATTAAGCAATTGTTAAATGATGGAGCTAACCCCAACATTGCGGATACGCGCAGTCATATTTCTCGAGGTCGAGTTGGACAAAGGCCTCTTCACTACGCAGCCCATTGGAGAGGAAACCATAGAACCGAAGAATTAGTGTCAACACTGATAAAAAAAAATGCAAATCCCAATCTACCATCAAAATTTGGACATTTACCGATTCACTACTTCGCTTCCGAAGGAGATTACAATTCAATTGATTTGCTATTAAAGGCAAAATCTGACGTAAACATTTTCAATTCGGTTGGACATACACCTCTACATAATGCTGCTTGGTTTGGACACCCAGTAGCAGTTGAGCTACTAATCAATCATGGAGCTGACGTGAATGCTAGAGTGGCTCACAAACCTCCCCTGTGCCATGGCAACACACCAATGCACTCTGCTGTCTCAGCGATGGGAAGTCTTGATGATTGCTTGACTACAATATCGCTTTTAATTTCGGCAGGAGCAGACGCAAGTATTTCTACAGGCAACCCTAGTTTGACCCCGCTACAGTATGCCGAAAGCCTTCTTCTCCTTGCAAAACATGGCTACTGCAGAAATGAAGAAGACAGAATAACGTCTATCCACAAAATTGAAAAAATAATACAGCTTCTGGCGCCATAG
- a CDS encoding DUF4928 family protein: MTKDLFEELNAFTKKNRFKNKGPLCVALVLTQHAKTKGLPLDDKELLTKGGGQVLGLGKSAVQTILNRHGISKVLAEEGGRTSRGSIGNMQRYVALLNMLHSRGTIDLNVIEEFWINRVNEFFAAKPFKIKLDASRSLRTVVRDVLGQAEERQKSSSGTHYMGGVLQHLIGAKLDCALGKGLFQHNSFSTSDAQTGRAGDFFIGDAAIHVTTSPGEAVVARCKANLDDGYRPIIVTLQKGLLVAEALAENAEVADRIDVFEVEQFIALNLYELGKFAAAGRRVAVTDLVNRYNEIIDTVETDPSLKIEFKK; the protein is encoded by the coding sequence ATGACGAAAGATCTGTTTGAAGAACTGAATGCATTTACGAAGAAAAATCGTTTTAAAAATAAAGGTCCTCTTTGTGTAGCTCTCGTATTAACTCAACATGCGAAGACAAAAGGACTACCTTTAGACGATAAAGAACTGCTCACAAAAGGGGGAGGTCAGGTCCTCGGTCTCGGCAAAAGCGCAGTTCAAACAATACTGAACCGACATGGTATCTCAAAAGTTTTAGCGGAAGAAGGCGGCCGTACAAGCCGCGGAAGCATAGGCAATATGCAAAGGTATGTTGCTCTTCTAAATATGCTCCATTCAAGAGGCACCATCGATCTAAATGTTATCGAAGAATTCTGGATAAACCGAGTAAATGAATTCTTTGCCGCTAAACCTTTCAAAATTAAGCTGGATGCATCCAGAAGCCTACGTACCGTAGTGCGAGACGTCCTTGGTCAAGCAGAAGAGCGCCAGAAATCATCTTCAGGCACGCATTATATGGGAGGGGTTCTGCAGCACTTAATCGGAGCAAAGCTCGATTGTGCCTTGGGCAAAGGTCTTTTCCAACATAACAGCTTTTCAACTTCAGATGCCCAGACGGGCAGAGCCGGAGACTTCTTTATTGGAGATGCTGCAATCCATGTGACAACCTCCCCAGGAGAGGCTGTTGTTGCTCGTTGCAAAGCCAATCTTGACGACGGATACAGACCTATTATTGTAACGCTCCAAAAAGGCTTACTCGTTGCTGAAGCATTGGCTGAAAATGCCGAAGTTGCGGATAGAATTGACGTCTTTGAAGTGGAACAGTTCATCGCCTTGAACCTTTACGAATTAGGAAAATTTGCCGCGGCAGGACGCCGTGTTGCCGTGACTGATTTAGTGAATAGGTACAATGAAATCATCGACACGGTAGAAACCGATCCAAGCCTAAAAATTGAGTTCAAGAAATAG
- a CDS encoding TRAP transporter large permease subunit, translating to MGIEFATIAIVAALLALMAIGIPLGITTLVVSIGTALLYFGPPGLSLIAANVLHVLEKYELIAVPFFVFMANMLERSGVAESLFQSMSVLGGRFRGSVAVQTCLVAIVLAAMSGIMGGEIVMLGLIALPQMLRLGYDKKLTIGIVCAAGALATLVPPSVVMIVYGLAAQVSIADLFSAGLIPGVILASLYISYVLIRVRLNPALAPLDTNPVLSEPLYKRLPHMKGAVLPLLLIGGVLGSIYTGVATVTESAAVGATGSLFIAAWQRRLNWQTARDAMRQTALTVGSIIWLVMGAISLVGIYNLIGGINFVRHTLVGLNIAPLATVAVMMLIVAVLGTFMEWIAIIFITVPIFAPVIKDLGFDPVWFGVLFAMNIQIYYLSPPFGPACFFLKSVAPKHITLQDIFVAVLPFIALQFIGMLAVMFFPELALFLPRLING from the coding sequence ATGGGAATTGAGTTTGCAACCATCGCCATCGTCGCGGCACTCCTTGCCTTGATGGCCATTGGTATTCCTCTGGGGATCACGACACTTGTTGTCTCGATTGGCACTGCGCTGTTGTATTTTGGCCCTCCCGGCCTGTCTCTTATTGCTGCCAACGTTCTGCATGTACTCGAGAAGTATGAACTGATCGCCGTACCATTCTTTGTTTTTATGGCCAATATGCTGGAAAGATCCGGGGTGGCCGAGTCGCTCTTTCAGAGCATGTCTGTGCTTGGGGGACGTTTCCGGGGCTCAGTTGCCGTGCAGACCTGTCTGGTCGCCATCGTTCTTGCAGCGATGAGCGGGATTATGGGTGGGGAGATCGTTATGCTCGGTCTCATTGCTCTGCCGCAGATGCTCCGCCTTGGCTATGACAAGAAACTGACGATCGGCATCGTGTGCGCAGCAGGTGCCCTCGCAACGCTTGTTCCGCCATCGGTGGTGATGATTGTCTATGGACTTGCCGCTCAGGTCTCTATTGCCGATCTGTTCTCTGCGGGGCTTATCCCGGGCGTTATCCTCGCCAGCCTCTACATCAGCTATGTGTTGATCCGGGTCCGCCTCAATCCGGCGCTGGCTCCGCTTGATACCAATCCGGTGCTTAGTGAGCCTTTGTACAAGCGCTTGCCGCACATGAAGGGAGCGGTTCTGCCGCTTTTGCTTATCGGCGGAGTGCTTGGGTCCATCTATACCGGGGTGGCAACGGTTACAGAATCCGCTGCGGTTGGCGCCACCGGTTCCCTGTTCATTGCCGCCTGGCAGCGAAGGCTCAATTGGCAAACCGCCCGTGACGCCATGCGTCAGACCGCGCTGACGGTTGGTTCGATCATCTGGCTCGTCATGGGGGCTATCAGTCTGGTGGGTATCTATAACCTCATCGGTGGTATCAATTTTGTTCGCCACACTCTGGTCGGGCTGAATATCGCGCCACTGGCAACCGTTGCCGTCATGATGCTGATCGTCGCTGTGCTTGGCACTTTCATGGAATGGATCGCGATCATTTTCATCACAGTTCCGATCTTTGCGCCGGTCATCAAGGATCTCGGATTTGATCCGGTCTGGTTCGGCGTGCTCTTCGCCATGAATATCCAGATCTACTATCTGTCGCCACCTTTTGGGCCAGCCTGCTTCTTCCTCAAGAGCGTGGCTCCCAAGCATATTACCCTACAGGACATTTTCGTGGCGGTTCTGCCGTTCATTGCTCTGCAGTTCATCGGCATGCTGGCGGTTATGTTCTTCCCCGAGTTGGCATTGTTCCTGCCACGATTGATCAATGGTTGA
- a CDS encoding DUF6270 domain-containing protein encodes MEQKYPIKIQGSCVTRDAVECVMDRVSIETYNARSSIASLISDPVDIWFQDQSELPNFERRNIYNDFDKSWRFKKPDNIPTIYDFTDERYGILKLQDDRMVTLSTGLRAMAGGLEQILKKGVWIAPNSDAFLELIASKLDQFCELVDAKGISVINVCYWASQDNKGQSYDENETGFTDRMNRMLDVIYDRLAAKTKATFFGLPKSEFVGDANHRWARSPYHYTIDIEKRIAGKLLEKLHELDTQ; translated from the coding sequence ATGGAACAAAAGTACCCCATCAAAATTCAGGGATCTTGCGTAACTCGCGACGCTGTCGAATGCGTCATGGACAGGGTTTCAATTGAAACATACAATGCCCGCTCCAGCATAGCATCTCTCATATCTGATCCGGTTGATATCTGGTTTCAGGATCAAAGCGAATTACCTAACTTCGAACGTCGCAACATCTACAACGACTTTGATAAAAGTTGGCGCTTCAAGAAACCTGACAACATTCCAACCATCTACGATTTCACCGATGAACGTTATGGCATATTGAAACTTCAAGACGATCGCATGGTAACATTGTCAACTGGCCTGCGTGCGATGGCGGGTGGGCTTGAACAGATCTTGAAAAAGGGTGTCTGGATAGCTCCAAACAGCGATGCATTCCTTGAATTGATTGCCTCGAAACTGGACCAGTTTTGCGAACTCGTTGACGCCAAGGGCATTTCCGTAATTAATGTCTGCTACTGGGCATCGCAAGACAACAAAGGACAGTCGTACGATGAAAACGAAACCGGCTTCACCGACCGCATGAACCGCATGCTGGACGTGATCTATGATCGCCTGGCAGCTAAGACTAAAGCCACTTTTTTTGGATTGCCAAAATCCGAATTTGTCGGCGATGCCAATCACCGTTGGGCGCGTTCCCCCTATCATTACACAATCGATATTGAGAAACGCATAGCTGGCAAGCTGCTTGAAAAGCTACATGAGTTGGATACGCAATAA